Proteins encoded within one genomic window of Chroicocephalus ridibundus chromosome 7, bChrRid1.1, whole genome shotgun sequence:
- the SDF2 gene encoding stromal cell-derived factor 2 encodes MGPVAAVGRLVPVLVLVAAVRAGPGPVTCGSVVKLLNVRHNVRLHSHDVRYGSGSGQQSVTGVAAADDGNSYWRVRGRTAAVCERGTPVRCGQAIRLTHLGTGRNLHSHHFASPLSGNQEVSAFGEAGEGDYLDDWTVVCSGTYWSRDSEVRFQHTSTDVFLSVTGEQYGRPIHGQKEVHGMAASSQNNYWKVMEGIFMQPSEVFKSEQYHAEL; translated from the exons atggGGCCGGTGGCGGCGGTGGGGAGGCTGGTGCCGGTGTTGGTGCTGGTGGCGGCGGTGCGAGCCGGCCCCGGGCCCGTCACCTGCGGCTCGGTGGTGAAGCTGCTCAACGTGCGGCACAATGTCCGCCTGCACTCCCACGACGTGCGCTACGGCTCCG gcagcgggcagcagTCGGTGaccggggtggcggcggcggaTGACGGGAACAGCTACTGGCGGGTGCGGGGCAGGACGGCGGCCGTCTGCGAGCGGGGCACGCCGGTGCGCTGCGGGCAGGCCATCCGCCTCACCCACCTGGGCACCGGCCGCAACCTCCACAGCCACCACTTCGCCTCCCCGCTCTCCGGAAACCAG GAGGTGAGCGCGTTTGGGGAGGCTGGTGAGGGCGACTACCTGGATGACTGGACGGTGGTGTGCAGTGGGACTTACTGGTCGCGGGACAGCGAGGTGCGCTTCCAGCACACCTCCACCGATGTCTTCCTCTCGGTGACGGGGGAACAGTACGGGCGGCCCATCCACGGGCAGAAGGAGGTGCATGGCATGGCCGCCTCCAGCCAGAATAACTACTGGAAGGTGATGGAGGGCATCTTCATGCAACCCAGCGAGGTCTTCAAATCGGAGCAGTACCACGCTGAGTTGTGA
- the BLTP2 gene encoding bridge-like lipid transfer protein family member 2 — translation MPPPLPAVLLGLVVVALLAGLLARWLACRLAVTWCRQKLHAELKIGSFGFFWAQNVSLKFQQEQQTVEIDNVWISSKLSRELPRYFELCFGEVRIRTDLQKGPGFQPSIPEAPKEDDGNESRADLTLKPSLLRLLSQLFSIHMDSINIMVLHVATSESLWHIQASKTRLLLNGDGKSLTCEVSLTKVNSKVLRSSQLDDTCLAELALALSLSLEISSKRRLAGVRLRVRTLQAELHEGLFCSPLLRRVTAGAQRSSVGKQASAGSGDPLKSLSLLSRDTLQLIPRRVEVKLENTSVVLSMNSQKRHLTWSLKLLQFLYQREEEQIPLRNFTPTSDLDQMSVDLHLEDGLLLSQSRQRIVCLNSLKTSVQVTAIDLSAAVLLNTCIIHYRHQEFSHWLGLLAQEYRCQAVPVPSQGHKGRSYPQIIAPIILSASLSNVNVSVQLGDTPPFALGFNSISADYQHLRPQSVHQRAVLAVDHLCWRVGNDSHIQRAPHPPNMHVWGEALILDSFNLQGSYNQPLGMSSAQSDTLFLDCTIRGLQVESSDTCTECLARVLPLFCLRPSGAELAKQPPSASSEPWGLLWKVDLKVEDVNLFTLSALVGALELRLDTLTVLGSAESCTVSVQGMVLALVKSITEKMQPCCKAPAIPNPVANLSMLSVTYHSSIRSLEVQCGEGLAVLWSPPDHMHLYHHTLATLQCHEALRSALGHGTPPSLPPESPVSHPATPAETSGAPQSDGTPPKRLLSLSLELSSAKLTAFVSEANYISLAAERTSVSWHGGALHSYCPELAAGFDGHSIFSFKEVEVKLLPELEEVILHRCAFPTLRTLRNRGWAFSFASVTIEFPYQYDFSRTLDAAVGVQKWLKGLHRRGHPASKALPPDLLLKVTHFSWVFLDDVFEVKLRDNYELMKDESKESAKRLQLLDAKVAALRKQHGELLPARKIEELYASLEKKNIEIYIQRSRRLYANTPMRRALLTWTVAHLELVAMADESFHGTEHVLEQMRDLDSVSPFPPEGLEMVTQWCRMMKGRVGSFFVRIRDYPRYLFEIRNWQLSGRLIGAEQCGQACSRRRQVLKLGLPWGDATVERNMPPLKFYHDFHSEISQYTIVWGPCWDPAWTLIGQCVDLLTKPSEDPSAPLPWWDKSRLLFHGDWHMDIEQANLHQLATEDPYNTTENMHWEWSHLSFHWKPGQFVFKGNLDINVRTASKYDDCCFLHLPDLCMTLDLQWLCHGNPHDHHGVVLRSPEFLPEVPVGQQYDSYRAFRSENLNLSIRMDLTRPSEEHSQPRILLYSSTLRWMQNFWATWTSVTRPICRGKLFNNMKPSKKKLGQHYKQLSYTALFPRLQVHYWASFAQQRGIQVECCQGHIFTRGTQRLIPQAGTVMRRLISEWSITQMVSDLSQVTVHLMASTCDENADHRLDTLVKKTHLLSLSSLTYQRHSNRTAEEELPLRDGDDGFHTHQLHLVDLRASWTTTNRDIAFGLYDGYKKAAVLKRNLSTEALKGLKIDTQLQAKKLKRGPLSAHSVPARVTAPVTSGRPERASSGGAYMLQKLIEETDKFVVFTEEESGASEQLCGIAACQTDDIYNRNCLIELVNCQMVLRGAETEGCVIVSAAKAQLLQCQHHPAWYGDTLKQKTSWTCLLDGMQYFATTESGPTEREHGQLWLEVKNIEEHRQRSLDSVQELMESGQAVGGMVSTTTDWNQPSEAQQTQQVQRIISRCSCRMYYISYSHDIDPELATQIKPPETPANQEKEDLLKKQEGAVDTFTLIHHDLEISTNPAQYAMILDIVNNLLLHVEPKRKEHSEKKQRVRFQLEISSNPEEQRSSILHLQEAVRQHVAQIRQLEKQMYSNVKSLQDDSKNESLLDLNHRLQQQLSQEKADLQLESEELNILIRCFKDFQLQRANKMELRKQPEDVSVARRTEFYFAQARWRLTEEDGQLGIAELELQRFLYSKVNKSDDTAEHLLELGWVTMNNLLPNAVYKVVLRPQSSCQSGRQLALRIFSKVRPPVGGISIKEHFEVNVVPLTIQLTHQFFHRMMGFFFPGRNVEEEEVGDEEDKSKLVTTGIPVVKPRQLIVADDSLGPGKGVTQGLNRTSGVRRSFRKAPEHPVDDIDKMKERAAMNNSFIYIKIPQVPLCVSYKGEKNSVDWGDLNLVLPCLEYHNNTWTWLDFAMAVKRDSRKALVAQVIKEKLRLKPAAGAEARGKLENKSDGTIQQQEEDEKARLLIGLSVGEKNPSKKSIFGRRK, via the exons atgccgccgccgctgcccgccgtgCTGCTCGGCCTCGTCGTCGTCGCGCTGCTCGCCGGGCTGCTGGCGCG GTGGCTGGCGTGTCGCCTGGCCGTCACCTGGTGCCGGCAGAAGCTTCATGCGGAGCTTAAGATCGGCTCCTTCGGCTTCTTCTGGGCCCAGAACGTCAGCCTCAAgttccagcaggagcagcagactGTG GAGATCGACAACGTCTGGATCTCCAGTAAACTGAGCCGGGAGCTGCC GCGCTACTTTGAGCTGTGTTTTGGCGAGGTGCGAATCCGCACAGATCTCCAGAAGGGCCCTGGGTTCCAGCCGTCCATCCCGGAGGCTCCCAAAGAAGATGATGGAAACGAAAGCAGAGCAGACCTGACTCTGAAACCCTCCCTGCTGAGGCTTCTTAGCCAG CTCTTTTCCATCCACATGGACTCCATTAACATCATGGTTCTGCACGTGGCCACCTCAGAGTCTCTCTGGCACATCCAGGCCAGCAAGACCCGTCTTCTCCTGAATGGCGATGGGAAGAG CCTGACCTGCGAGGTGAGCCTGACGAAGGTGAACAGCAAAGTGCTCCGCAGCAGCCAGCTG GATGACAcctgcctggcagagctggccCTGGCGCTCTCCCTCTCGCTGGAGATCAGCAGCAAGCGGCGGCTGGCGGGTGTCAGGCTGCGTGTCCGGaccctgcaggcagagctgcatgaagggcttttctgcagcccgctgctgcgCCGTGTCACTGCCGGAGCCCAGCGCAGCAGTGTGGGAAAACAGGCCAGCGCAg GATCGGGAGACCCCCTGAAGTCTCTGTCTCTGCTGAGCAGGGACACGCTGCAGCTCATCCCCAGGAGGGTGGAGGTGAAGCTGGAGAACACCAGCGTGGTGCTGTCTATGAACAGCCAGAAGAG GCACCTCACCTGGAGCCTGAAGCTGCTGCAGTTTCTATATCAGCGTGAAGAGGAGCAGATCCCGCTGCGCAACTTCACGCCCACCTCAGACCTGGACCAAATGAGTGTAGACCTCCATCTGGAGG ATGGCCTTCTCCTGTCCCAGAGCCGCCAGCGCATCGTGTGCCTCAACTCCCTGAAGACCAGCGTGCAG GTCACAGCCATTGACCTTTCGGCTGCTGTGCTGCTCAATACCTGCATCATCCACTACCGCCACCAAGAGTTTTCGCACTGGCTGGGCCTGTTGGCACAGGAATACAGGTGCCAGGCAGTGCCTGTCCCCAGCCAAGGGCACAAGGGAAG GAGTTATCCCCAAATCATAGCGCCCATCATCCTGAGTGCCTCGCTGTCCAACGTCAACGTGTCAGTGCAGCTGGGGGACACGCCACCCTTCGCCTTGGGCTTCAACTCCATCTCTGCAG ACTACCAGCACCTGCGGCCGCAGAGCGTGCACCAGCGAGCGGTGCTAGCCGTGGATCATCTCTGCTGGCGTGTGGGCAATGACTCGCACATCCAGCGTGCCCCGCATCCTCCCAACATGCACGTGTGGGGAGAAGCCCTCATCCTCGACTCCTTCAACCTGCAG GGCAGTTACAACCAGCCTCTGGGCATGTCCAGTGCCCAGTCGGACACGCTCTTCCTGGACTGCACCATCCGGGGGTTGCAAGTGGAGTCATCGGACACCTGCACCGAGTGCCTGGCCAGGGTCCTGCCCCTGTTCTGCCTGCGGCCCAGCGGAGCTGAGCTTGCCAAGCAGCCACCCTCTGCCTCAAGCGagccctgggggctgctctgGAAGGTGGATCTGAAGGTGGAGGATGTGAACCTTTTCACACTTTCGGCCCTGGTGG GCGCCCTGGAGCTGCGGCTGGACACGCTGACCGTCTTGGGGAGTGCCGAGAGCTGCACGGTCAGCGTCCAGGGCATGGTGCTGGCCTTGGTGAAGAGCATCACGGAGAAGATGCAGCCCTGCTGCAAAGCTCCTGCCATCCCCAACCCGGTGGCCAACCTCTCCATGCTCTCTGTCACCTACCACAGCAGCATCCGCTCCCTGGAG GTGCAGTGCGGCGAGGGGCTGGCGGTGCTGTGGAGCCCGCCCGACCACATGCACTTGTACCATCACACCCTGGCAACCCTGCAGTGCCATGAAGCCTTGCGGAGCGCTCTTGGCCACGGgacacctccctccctgcccccagagAGCCCAGTGTCCCACCCGGCCACCCCTGCTGAAACATCGGGAGCCCCACAATCagatgggaccccccccaaaagactcctgtccctgtccctggagCTGAGCTCTGCCAAGCTCACAGCCTTTGTCTCCGAGGCCAACTACATCAGCCTGGCTGCCGAAAGGACCTCTGTgagctggcacggcggtgccctGCACAGCTACTGCCCCGAGCTGGCCGCCGGCTTTGATGGGCACAGCATCTTCAGCTTCAAGGAGGTGGAGGTgaagctgctgccagagctggagGAGGTCATCTTGCACCGCTGCGCCTTCCCCACCCTCCGCACCCTCCGTAACCGCGGCTGGGCCTTCTCCTTTGCCAGCGTGACCATTGAGTTCCCCTACCAGTACGATTTCTCCCGCACGCTGGACGCTGCCGTGGGTGTGCAAAAGTGGCTTAAAGGCCTGCACCGGCGTGGCCACCCTGCCAGCAAGGCGCTGCCCCCCGACCTCCTGCTCAAAGTGACACACTTCTCCTGGGTCTTCCTGGATGACGTCTTCGAGGTCAAGTTACGAGACAACTACGAGCTGATGAAGGACGAGAGCAAGGAGAGCGCCAAGCGTCTGCAGCTGCTGGACGCCAAGGTGGCTGCGCTGCGCAAGCAGCACGGCGAGCTGCTGCCTGCCCGCAAGATCGAGGAGCTCTATGCCTCGCTGGAGAAGAAGAACATCGAGATCTACATCCAGCGCTCACGGCGCCTCTATGCCAACACACCAATGCGGAGGGCCCTCCTCACCTGGACCGTGGCCCACTTGGAGCTGGTGGCCATGGCCGATGAGTCCTTCCATGGCACGGAGCATGTGTTGGAGCAGATGAGGGACCTGGACAGTGTCAGCCCCTTCCCCCCCGAGGGTCTGGAGATGGTGACCCAGTGGTGCCGCATGATGAAGGGCAGAGTTGGCAGCTTCTTTG TGCGGATCCGTGACTACCCTCGCTACCTCTTTGAGATCCGGAACTGGCAGCTCTCGGGCCGGCTGATCGGAGCTGAGCAGTGCGGCCAGGCCTGCTCCCGGCGCCGCCAGGTCctgaagctggggctgccctggggggatGCGACGGTGGAGAGAAACATGCCACCCTTGAAGTTCTACCACGACTTCCACT CGGAGATCTCCCAGTACACCATCGTGtgggggccctgctgggacccAGCCTGGACCCTGATCGGCCAGTGCGTGGATCTCCTCACCAAGCCCTCAGAGGACCCCAGCGCCCCATTGCCCTGGTGGGACAAGAGCCGCCTTCTCTTCCACGGGGACTGGCACATGGACATCGAACAGGCCAACCTGCACCAGTTGGCCACCGAG GACCCCTACAACACCACGGAGAACATGCACTGGGAGTGGAGCCACCTCTCCTTCCACTGGAAGCCTGGGCAGTTCGTCTTCAAGGGCAACTTGGACATCAACGTCCGGACAGCCTCCAA GTATGATGACTGCTGCTTCCTGCACCTCCCCGACCTGTGCATGACCCTGGACCTTCAGTGGCTGTGCCACGGGAACCCCCATGACCACCACGGCGTGGTGCTGCGCTCCCCTGAGTTCCTACCCGAGGTGCCAGTGGGGCAACAATACGATTCCTACCGTGCCTTCCGCTCCGAGAACCTCAACCTCTCCATCCGGATGGACCTGACGCGTCCCAGTGAGG AGCACTCCCAGCCCCGGATCCTGCTCTACAGCAGCACCCTCCGCTGGATGCAGAACTTCTGGGCCACCTGGACCAGCGTGACGCGCCCCATCTGCCGCGGGAAGCTCTTCAACAACATGAAACCCAGTAAGAAGAAGCTGGGGCAGCATTACAAGCAGCTCTCTTACACTGCGCTCTTCCCCCGGCTGCAG GTGCATTACTGGGCCTCCTTTGCCCAGCAGCGGGGGATCCAGGTGGAGTGCTGCCAGGGGCACATCTTCACTCGCGGCACCCAGCGGCTTATCCCACAAG ccggCACAGTGATGCGACGCCTCATTTCGGAGTGGAGCATCACGCAGATGGTGAGCGACCTGAGCCAGGTCACTGTGCACCTCATGGCCTCCACTTGCGATGAGAATGCTGACCACCGGCTCGACACCCTGGTGAAGAAAACCCATCTGCTGAGCCTGTCCTCCCTCACCTACCAGCGGCACAGCAACCGCACGGCTGAGGAG GAGCTGCCCCTGCGGGATGGGGACGATGGTTTCCACACGCACCAGCTGCACTTGGTGGACCTGCGAGCGTCCTGGACCACCACCAACCGGGACATCGCCTTCGGCCTCTACGACGGCTACAAGAAAGCGGCTGTGCTCAAGCGCAACCTGTCCACCGAGGCCCTGAAGGGGCTGAAGATCGACACGCAGCTGCAAGCCAAAAAGCTGAAGCGGGGCCCGCTCTCTGCTCACTCCGTCCCTGCCAGAGTGACCGCTCCCGTCACCAGCGGCCGTCCTGAGAGAGCCTCCTCGGGGG GGGCCTACATGCTGCAGAAGCTCATTGAGGAGACGGACAAGTTCGTGGTCTTCACGGAGGAGGAGTCGGGGGCTAGCGAGCAGCTGTGCGGCATCGCCGCCTGCCAGACCGACGACATCTACAACCGCAACTGCCTCATCGAGCTGGTCAACTGCCAG ATGGTGCTGCGCGGTGCGGAGACGGAGGGCTGCGTGATTGTGTCCGCTGCGAaggctcagctgctccagtgCCAGCACCACCCTGCCTGGTACGGTGACACGCTGAAGCAGAAGACGTCCTGGACCTGCTTGCTGGATGGCATGCAGTACTTCGCCACGACGGAGAGCGGCCCCACCGAGAGGGAGCACGGGCAGCTCTGGCTGGAG GTGAAAAATATTGAGGAGCATCGGCAACGGAGCCTGGACTCGgtgcaggagctgatggagagcGGGCAGGCGGTGGGGGGCATGGTCAGCACCACCACAG acTGGAACCAGCCCTCAGAAGCCCAGCAGACCCAGCAGGTGCAGAGGATCATCTCTCGCTGCAGCTGCCGCATGTACTATATCAGCTACAGCCATGACATCGACCCCGAGCTGGCCACGCAGATAAAGCCCCCCGAGACTCCTGCCAACCAGGAGAAGGAGGATCTGCTGAAGAAGCAGGAGG GAGCAGTGGATACGTTCACGTTGATCCACCATGACCTGGAGATCTCCACCAACCCCGCGCAGTATGCCATGATCCTTGACATAGTCAACAACCTGCTGCTGCACGTGGAACCCAAACGCAAG GAGCACAGTGAGAAGAAACAACGGGTGCGCTTCCAGCTGGAAATTTCCAGCAACCCTGAGGAGCAGCGTAGCAGTATCCTACACTTGCAAGAAGCCGTGAGGCAGCACGTGGCCCAGATCcggcagctggagaagcagatGTACTCCAACGTGAAG TCCCTGCAGGACGACAGCAAAAACGAGAGCCTGCTCGACCTCAaccacaggctgcagcagcaacTGAGCCAGGAGAAAGCTGACCTGCAGCTGGAGAGCGAGGAGCTGAACATACTGATCAG GTGCTTCAAGGACTTCCAGCTGCAGCGAGCCAACAAGATGGAGCTGCGAAAGCAGCCGGAGGATGTGAGCGTGGCACGGCGGACTGAGTTCTACTTCGCCCAGGCACGCTGGCGCCTGACCGAGGAGGATGGGCAGCTGGGCATAGCCGAGCTGGAGCTCCAGCGCTTCCTCTACAGCAAG GTCAACAAATCTGACGACACGGCGGAGCATCTGCTGGAACTGGGCTGGGTCACGATGAACAACCTCCTGCCCAACGCTGTGTACAAG GTGGTGCTACGTCCCCAGAGCTCCTGCCAGTCTGGCCGGCAGCTGGCATTGAGGATCTTCAGCAAAGTCCGGCCGCCCGTGGGAGGCATCTCCATCAAGGAGCACTTTGAG GTGAACGTGGTACCCCTCACCATTCAGCTCACCCACCAGTTCTTCCACAGGATGATGGGTTTCTTCTTCCCCGGCCGcaatgtggaggaggaggaggtgggggatgAGGAAGACAAGTCCAAGCTGGTGACAACAG GGATCCCCGTGGTGAAGCCGCGGCAGCTGATCGTGGCCGATGACTCGCTGGGCCCAGGGAAGGGAGTCACTCAGGGACTGAATCGGACGTCAGGGGTCAGAAGATCATTCCGAAAAGCGCCCGAg catCCTGTGGATGACATCGACAAGATGAAGGAGCGCGCGGCCATGAACAACTCCTTCATCTACATCAAGATCCCGCAGGTGCCACTCTGTGTCAGCTACAAG GGCGAGAAGAACAGCGTGGACTGGGGCGACCTGAACCTGGTGCTGCCGTGCCTGGAATACCACAACAACACGTGGACGTGGCTGGACTTCGCCATGGCGGTGAAGAGGGACAGCCGCAAAGCCTTGGTGGCACAG GTGATCAAAGAGAAGCTACGCCTGAAGCCAGCGGCAGGCGCGGAAGCCCGGGGGAAGCTGGAGAACAAATCGGACGGGACcatccagcagcaggaggaggatgagaaggCGCGTCTGCTCATCGGGCTGAGCGTGGGCGAGAAGAATCCCAGCAAGAAATCGATCTTCGGCAGGCGTAAATGA
- the RSKR gene encoding ribosomal protein S6 kinase-related protein: MGATSSGPGPAPAPAPAPVRPPQGRAVGSWVRALLGRAGSVPVPGSGLALAPRGPAEEPPLPGWPLPQLVSLFLPEFPVRPSARQQQLKILGFVAKGSFGTILKVLDCGREKVCAVKVVPKVEVLRRDTLKQCKEEVSIQRQVRHPFVHGLGDSWQGQRHLFIMCTYCSTGDLHALWRAIGRFAEATIRLFAAELVLVLVYLHDLGIVHRDVKMENILLDERGHLKLTDFGLSRHLQWGERAHTICGTLQYMAPEVLSGGPYSHAADWWSLGVLLFALASGEFPVAPAGDHVAMLERVKQSSYESPPTVSPALARLLAELLCHNPLYRLRYLHHFQGHPFFRGVAFDADLLQKDPVAVAVSPRPPEQPPPDPATFADFDCDLAAPPGRPWPG, from the exons ATGGGAGCAACGAgcagcggccccggcccggccccggccccggccccggctccggtgCGGCCCCCCCAG GGCCGCGCCGTGGGGTCGTGGGTGCGGGCGCTGCTGGGCCGCGCCGGGTCGGTACCGGTACCGGGGTCGGGGCTCGCCCTGgccccgcggggccccgccgAGGAGCCGCCGCTGCCCGGTTGGCCGCTGCCGCAGCTCGTCTCGCTTTTCCTGCCGGAGTTCCCCGTCCGCCCCTCCGCCCGCCAGCAGCAGCTCAAG ATCCTGGGTTTCGTGGCCAAAGGCTCCTTCGGGACCATCCTCAAAGTGCTGGACTGTGGACGGGAGAAGGTCTGCGCCGTCAAG gtcGTGCCCAAAGTGGAGGTGCTGCGCCGTGACACCCTCAAGCAGTGCAAGGAAGAAGTCAGCATCCAG AGACAGGTCAGGCACCCGTTTGTCCACGGCCTGGGGGACAGCTGGCAGGGCCAGCGCCACCTCTTCATCA TGTGCACCTACTGCAGCACCGGAGACCTGCATGCCCTGTGGCGCGCCATCGGGCGCTTCGCCGAGGCCACCATCCGCCTGTTCGCTGCcgagctggtgctggtgctgg TGTATCTCCACGACCTGGGCATCGTGCACAGAGATGTGAAg ATGGAGAACATCCTCCTGGATGAGAGAG GACACCTCAAACTCACTGACTTCGGCCTCTCCCGGCACCTGCAGTGGGGGGAGCGAGCCCACACCATCTGCGGCACCCTGCAGTACATGG CCCCGGAGGTGCTGAGCGGGGGGCCCTACAGCCACGCAGCTGACTGGTGGTCCCTAGGAGTCCTGCTCTTCGCCCTGGCCAGCGGGGAG TTCCCCGTGGCACCGGCAGGGGACCATGTGGCCATGCTGGAGCGTGTCAAGCAGAGCAGCTACGAGAGCCCACCCACGGTCAGCCCCGCGCTGGCCCGGCTGCTCGCCGAG ctgctgtgCCACAACCCCCTGTACCGCCTGCGCTACCTCCACCACTTCCAGGGCCACCCCTTCTTCCGCGGGGTGGCCTTCGACGCCGACCTGCTGCAGAAGGACCCGGTGGCGGTggccgtgtccccccgtccccccgagCAGCCCCCACCCGACCCCGCCACCTTCGCCGACTTCGACTGCGACCTCGCCGCCCCCCCGGGCCGGCCCTGGCCTGGCTGA